CCCCCGCGGTGGACAGCTTGGAGGAGCGGGCGATCCAGACCAGCAGGGGGCCGCCCACGAAGGCGAGCAGCACGCTGACCGGTGTCTCCCAGGGACGGATGACGATCCGGGCGAGGATGTCGGCGAGGAGCATGATGTCCGCCGCGATCAGTGCGGACAGGACGAGTTGGGCCGTCATGCGCGGCCCGGTCAGTGCCCTCGCCGCGTAGGGGGCGAGCAGCCCCAGGAAGGCGATGGGCCCGGCCACGGCGACCGCGCAGCCGGCGAGCAGTGAGACCGCTCCGGTGACGACGAGCCGGATCCGTCCGGGGTGGTGGCCGAGCGAGCGTGCGCCGTCGTCCCCGAGGCCCAGCGCCGACAGCGGGCGTGTGCACAGGAGCGCCGTGAGCAGGCCGAGGGCTGCCAGGGGCAGGAGGGGGACGAGATCGGAGATCTCGACTCCGGCGAGCGAGCCGATCGTCCAGTAACGGTAGGTGTCGAAGGTCGAGCTGGTGCCGAGCAGGACGTAGGAGGTGCAGCCGTGGAAGGTGGCGCCCAGTGCGGATCCGGCCAGCACGAGAC
The DNA window shown above is from Streptomyces sp. Alt3 and carries:
- a CDS encoding FecCD family ABC transporter permease; its protein translation is MSLAQGGRRRSAGSRPPEHPPPPGRSIHRATTGLLLLLVALVLLSLVIGTGGSPVGRAWDFLLGDPAARADAQIRLAVMDVRLPRTLAALLVGTCLGAAGCLLQAATRNPLAETGLLGVNSGAAFAVVVGLTSFGADSPGALLVWALAGGMAAGAVVLLFAGSGRTAGSPLRLVLAGSALGATFHGCTSYVLLGTSSTFDTYRYWTIGSLAGVEISDLVPLLPLAALGLLTALLCTRPLSALGLGDDGARSLGHHPGRIRLVVTGAVSLLAGCAVAVAGPIAFLGLLAPYAARALTGPRMTAQLVLSALIAADIMLLADILARIVIRPWETPVSVLLAFVGGPLLVWIARSSKLSTAGAEA